The stretch of DNA TCGAACCGGGCGAACTGGTCGTGTTCCGCACCGTCGGCGCCTACGGGGCGGTCATGGCCAACGGCTACAATTCACGTGCGCTCACACCCGAAGTGATGGTCGATGGCGACCGTTGGGCACTGGTGCGCGAGCGCGTCGATCTCGCCGCCGTGAGCGACGTGAAGGACCCGGCTTGGCGCTGAACGCCTAGGCGACCTGCTTGGCTTCCTGCTTGGCCTGGTAGGCGTCTGCGGCCTCGCGGACCCATGCCTGGCTTTCCCAGGCCTCGCGCCGCGCCTTCAACCGTTCCTTGGCGACCGGACCTTCGCCGCGAACGACGGCGTAGAATTCTTCCCAGTCGATCGCACCGAAATCGTAGCTGCCCTTTTCCTCGTTCCACTCGAGGTCCGCGTCGGGAACCTTGAGTCCGAGGAAATCCGCCTGCGGCACCGTGATATCGACGAATTTCTGGCGCAACTCGTCGTTGGTCTCGCGCTTGATCCTCCAGCGCATCGACCGTTCGGTGTTGGGCGACTTGTCGTCGGGCGGTCCGAACATCATCAGGCTCGGCCACCACCAGCGGTTGAGCGCATCCTGCGCCATGCGCCGCTGCTCTTCGGTTCCGTTGGCGAGCGCGATCATCGCTTCGTAACCCTGCCGCTGGTGGAAGCTCTCTTCCTTGCAGACGCGGACCATCGCGCGGGCGTAGGGGCCATAGCTGGCGCGTTGGAGCGGCACCTGGTTCATGATCGCCGCACCGTCGACCAGCCAGCCGATCGCGGCGATGTCCGCCCACGTCAGCGTCGGATAGTTGAAGATCGTCGAATATTTGGCGCGCCCGTCATGAAGCGCCTCGATCATCTCCTCGCGGCTGGTGCCGAGCGTTTCGGCGGCGCAATAGAGATAGAGACCATGTCCCGCCTCATCCTGCACCTTCGCCAGAAGAATGGCCTTGCGGCGCAGGCTCGGCGCGCGGGAGATCCAATTGCCCTCGGGCAGCATGCCGACGATCTCGCTATGCGCGTGCTGCGAGATCTGCCGCACGAGCGTCTTGCGGTACGCCTCGGGCATCCAGTCCTTGGGTTCGATGAACTCGTCCGCCGCCACCCGCGCCTCGAAGGCGTCGACGAGATGCTGCGGCTCGCCCCCGTCGATCGAGGTGACCTTGGAACCTTTGTCAGGTCCGTTTTGCTTGTCGAGTTCTGTCGTATACATATGCTAGACATAGTGGAGAGACACGCCCGGTTCAATTCGGTCGTTAGATGGTAGGACGCCGGGGACCGATGAAATGAGGGCGAAAACGCATCCGCAACAGGAGGAACGCCTCGCTGCGTTGCGTCGATACGAGATTCTCGACACGCCGAGAGAGAAGGAATTCGACGACGTCGTGAAGTCGGTCGCCGCGATGTGCGGGACGCCCGTTTCGGTCGTGAACTTCATCGACGCCGACCGGCAATGGTTCAAGGCGGAAACCGGGCTGGGCGTTCGCTCCACTCCGCTCGACACCAGCCTGTGTAGCCACGTCATTCTCGAAAATGACTTCGTCGAGATTCCGGATACCCTCGAGGATCCGCGGATGTCGGACAACCCGCTCTGTACCGCCGAAGACGGGTTTCGCTTCTACGCCGGGGCTCTTCTCAAGTCCGCGGACGGCTTCCCCTTGGGAACGTTGTGCGTCCTCGATCGCGTGCCGCGGCGACTTACTGCGGACCAGCGCGATCTGATGAATGTACTCGCCGCCAGGGTTGTCCGAGAGCTGGAATTCCGTCTGGCGCTGCGGACGCAGGAAGTGCTTCGGCGCGAGATCGACCATCGCGTGAAGAACAGCCTGACGATGATGGCGGCCATTCTCCATCTCGAAGGCAAGCGCGCCAAGCACGAGGAGACGCGGCATGCGATCGAGGCGATCAACCACCGGCTGGGATCGCTAGCGTCGCTGCACGAGGAAGTCTATCGACATGCTGACGGCGAGTATATCGACGCGGACAAGCTTCTCGAGCGCAGCGTGGAACATATGCGCGCCTTCGTGCCCGACAATGTCGCGATCGAGACACGAGTCGATCCCGTTCGTGTCTCGACCTCGAACGCCAATCCGATCGTGCTGATCGTCAACGAGTTCGTCAGCAATTCGGGCAAGCACGGCTTCACCGAGGGCAAGGGCGGCACCATCACCATCTCGCTGGACGAGCATGAAGACGGCAGCGCGACCCTCACCTGCCGGGACGACGGTTCGGCGGACGAAGACAGCCTTCGCGCGCTGCAAGGGAGCGATGGCCTCGGGCAGAAGGTCACCGAAACCCTCGCCCGATCACTGGGAACCCACGCCCACTGGTCGCTCGCCCGGCCGGGCCTCGCGCTCAGCGTGGGTCCCTTCCACGGCGGAGCTTCGACGCCGTGATGCGCGAGTGCCCCAAGTGCCAGTCGATGCAGACCGAGGAAGGGTTCATCGTCGACCACGGCTATGGCGAAAAGCACGTCGCCGCCTTCAATCGCGGCGCGCCCGACAAGAAATGGTGGGGGCTGAAGTCGAAGAAGCAGGACCGCCTGGCCATCGCGACCTACCGCTGCACGCGGTGCGGATATCTTGAGAGTTATGCGAAGTGACCGCGAACAGTCCGAGGACCAAAACAACGATGGTCGCCTTGATGCTCGCTGGATGCAGTGCCGAGGTATCGCCCTCCGATAGGCTTACAGGATGTCAGAAAGCTGAATTAGCCGGAGAGCTTCTTGACGGTTCGGTCGAATGTTGGGCCGATCAACCGGTACAAAGATATTCGGGCTTCATAAACTATGAGCAAGAAGCCGTCTTGTTCTTCGAGGCGCTTCCCGATGATAGTCTCTCTTTCGATGAGCTTGTGGAGCATCCGTGGGCGTACCTACCCAGCGATTTTGAACAGCGCGCAAATGGTCGGGGGCTGTATGCTGTGATAGTGCGAGGACGTCGGTCAGTCGAAGAGGGCGCATATGGTCACTTTAATCTTTTCCATCACGCGATCGACATCATTGCCGTTGAAAAGATCGAAAAACTCGAAGCCTACGAATGAGTAGCCCAATCTTTCTCAGCTGATACGGTACTATGGCAAATTCGCGATGAATTCGCTTTAACGAATAAATGACCGACACCATCCTCCTAACCCGCCACGACCACGTCGCAACGATCACCCTCAACCGCCCCGATCGGCTGAACAGCTTCACCGCCGACATGCATCGCGAACTGCAGGCGGCGCTCGACGAAACGGGCGACGCACGGGTGATCGTCCTGACCGGCGCGGGCCGCGGCTTTTGCGCGGGGCAGGATCTCAATGATCGCAAGGTCGCGCCGGGCGAAAAGGTCGACCTCGGCGAAACGGTCGAGGCGAGTTGGAATCCGCTGATCCGTCGCCTCGCGACGATGGACCAGCCGGTTATCTGCGCGGTCAATGGCGTGGCGGCGGGTGCGGGCGCGAATATCGCGTTGGCGTGCGACCTGACCTTCGCGGCGAAGAGCGCCAAGTTCATCCAGAGCTTTTCCGCGCTCGGCCTCATCCCCGACAGCGGCGGAAGCTGGCACCTGCCGCGCCTCGTCGGACAGCAGCGCGCGCTGGGACTTGCCCTGACGGGCGAACCGCTGATGGCGGAGCAGGCGGCCGACTGGGGACTGATCTGGAAAGCAGTCGACGATGATGAGTTGATGGACGAGGTCATGACGACCGCGCAAAAGCTGGCGAGCCTTCCGCCACTCGGTCTTGCGGCGATCAAGAACATCGTTCGCACCACTGGATCGCGGACGCTGGACGAGGAACTCGACCTGCAGCGTGACGAAATGCGTCGCCTGGGGTACACCCACGACTATGCGGAGGGCGTCGCAGCCTTTCTCGAGAAGCGGAAGGCGACGTTCGAAGGCCGCTGAGTGCCGACCTCGCCTTCATGGCGAAAAAATCCGGCAGACGGAGCTCGGTTGCCGCCTGCCGGAAGCCGGATCGTTCAACCCCAGTCCGTGCGCGTCAGACGATCGACAGCAACGCGCGCGCCCCGATCTCCAATGACTGCACGAGCGCGATCGTCGTCACCACGCCCGCGACCGCGATACCGAACCAGAAAAACAGTCCCGAACCACTATCTTCCGGTTCGGATGCGTCCATCGTCGTCGAGGCGCCGGCCCGCTCGATAAAGCGTCGATCCGCTTGCTGACGTGTCAGCAGAGTTCGGTCACGATCGGACGTCTCGCCTTTCGCATCGCGATGCGACCGTTCAGCCTCGTCGGCGTCGATCCGCAGGATCGACCGACTGTTCTCGACGCGGCGGGGGAAGGACCGGTCGTCGGTCATAACAGCGAACTGGTGACGCATTTCCATCCGTGCGGGATAGCGCGAAGCACCGCTCGACGCCCGGCAAAGCCGGTCCGATGCGGAGCGACCCGCCGCCTTGTCGCGCCCCGCCGCGCGTCCTAAGCGCCTCTACCGAAGGAGACGCCCGCGATGAAAACGCTCGAATTGATGAACTATGCTGCCGACCAGTGGGTGCGCGGCGACGGTGAATTACGCTCGATCCCGAGTGCGATCGATGGCGCACAAGTCGCGAAAACGGGGTCGGACGGTCTGGATTTCGCCGCGATGCTGGCGCACGCGCGTGACGTCGGCGGACCTGCACTGCGGGCGATGACTTTTCACGAACGTGCCTGGATGCTGAAGGATCTGGGTCTCGCCATCATGGAGCGGAAAGAGGAGCTGTACGCACTCAATCCTCATTCGGGAGCGACGCGCGGCGACGGGTGGATCGACATCGACGGCGGCGCACTGACGCTGCTGTCCTACAGCTCGACCGGCCGCAAGAAGTTGCCCGACGCCCACGTCATGCTGGAAGGCGAACAGGAAGCGCTCGCCAAGGACCCGGGGTTCGTCGGCCAGCACATCATGACGCCCAAGCAGGGCGCGGCGGTGCACATCAACGCCTTCAACTTCCCCGTGTGGGGCATGCTGGAAAAGGTCGCCCCAACATTACTCGCCGGCATGCCGTGCATCGTGAAACCGGCCACCGCGACCAGCTATCTTGCCGAAGCGGCGTTCCGGATCATGATCGAGACGGGCGTCCTTCCCGAAGGCGCGGTGCAATTGATCGTCGGCGGTGTCGGCGACCTCTTCGACCATCTCGGCGGACAGGACGTGGTCAGCTTTACCGGATCGGCGGCGACGGCTGGCAAGCTCAAGAACCATCCCACGGTATTGCGCGAAAGCGTGACCTTCGTGGCCGAACAGGACAGCCTCAACGCCAGCGTGCTGGGACCCGATGCGGGGCCGGACACGCCGGAATTCGAGCTATTCATCGCCGAAGTCGCTCGCGAAATGACGGTCAAGGCGGGACAGAAATGCACCGCCATCCGCCGCGCGCTGGTGCCTGGGGCGCACTTGGATGCGGTCGAGGCAGCCTTGAAGGACAAGCTGGCGGCGCTGACCATTGGCGATCCGCGCGAGAAGGACACGACGCTCGGCGCGCTGGTCAGCTGTTCGCAGCGCGACGACGTTCGGGAGAAGATCGGCGAACTGGTTTCGGGCGGGGCGCGCATCGTCCACGGCGATCCCGATGCGGAACGCGGCGTCGCGGGCGGAGCCTTCATCGATCCGGTCCTGCTCCGTGCCGACGATCCGTGGAAGGCCGATGCGGTGCACGACGTCGAAGCGTTCGGCCCGGTGGCGACCATCATGCCCTATCGCGACCTCGACGATGCGATCGCGCTGGCGAACCGCGGGATGGGTAGCCTTGCCCTGTCGATGTTCAGCAATGATCCCGACGCCGCGGGCCAGTTCGTTCGCGGCGCGGCGGCCTTTCACGGGCGAATACTGGTCATCAATCGCGACAATGCGAAGCTGTCGACGGGGCACGGCAGCCCCCTCCCCGTCCTCGTTCACGGCGGCCCCGGACGCGCGGGCGGCAGCGAGGAGATGGGCGGGCTTCGCGGTCTGCACCACTACATGCAGCGCACCGCGATCCAGTCGACCCCCGCGATGATCGCGGCGATCAGCCAGCAATATGTCGCGGGCGCGCCGAAGCACGAAAGCGCGGTCCATCCTTTCCGCCTCAAGATGAGCGAGATGGATCTCGGCCAGACCTTCTTCTCCGAGGCGCGCAAGGTCACGGTCGAGGACATCGAGCATTTCGCGGAGTTCACCGGCGACAAATTCTACGCCCACATGGACGAGGAAGCCGCGAAGGCCTCCCCGATCTTCGAAGGCCGCGTGGCGCACGGTTATCTGATCCTGAGCTTCGCCGCGGGTCTGTTCGTCGATCCCGATCCGGGCCCCGTCTTGGCGAACACCGGGCTCGAGGACCTCAAATTCCTCACGCCGCTCTATCCCGGTGACACGATGCGGGTCGAGCTGACGGTCAAGTCCAAGTCGATCAAGTCCGACGAGACCGGGGTCGTGAAGTGGGCCGTCGAGATTTTCAACCAGGACGACGACGCCGTCGCGACCTATACACTGTTGACCGAAAATACGCCCTAGACCCGGAACGACCCGCGGCTTTCTCCCATTGATTCATTGAGATGGCGCCGTTGGTGCCACACAAAAAAGGGAGTTACCATTATGCAGATCGATCAGATCATGACGAAGAACATCAAGACCGTTGCGCCGAGCGCGACGGCCAAGGACGCGGCGAGCTTCATGCTGTCGGAAGATACGGGTTTCGTGCCGGTATGCGATGGACAGAAACTGGTCGGGACCATCACTGATCGCGACATCGCCGTTCGTGGCGTCGCGTCGGGCAAGGGTGCCGACTGCAGCGTGTCCGAACTGATGAGCGACAGCCCCGTCTTCCTGTCGGTGTCCGACAGCGTCGAGGAAGCCGCCAAGAAGATGAAGGAATATCAGGTACGCCGCTTGCCGGTGATTGGTGAAAACCAGGAACTCGTCGGCGTCGTTAGCCTCGGCGACATCGCCCGCGAGACCGGACAGAGCTTCGACGAGATGGCGCTTGAAGGCGTCAGTGCGAAGGGTTCGCTCAACCAGCAGGGCTAACCCCCCCCACCACACAAACGAAAGGGCCCGGGAGCATGACGCTTCCGGGCCCTTTTTCGTCTCCACAACGTGGAGCGATCAGCCGAGCCGGGTGATCGCCTCGTCGATCAACTTCGCATCGGTATCGCTGTCGGCCTTCGCAGCGATGATCTGCGCGGCGGCAGCCTTCGCAGCCATCGCGGTTTTCGCCTTCAGTTCCGCGACAGCGGCGCGCTGTTCCGAAGCGATCTTCGCCTCGGCCATCGCTTTCTTCCGCGCGACCATGTCCGTCGCGTCGGTCTCTGCCTTGGCGATGATCTGCGCGGCTTCCTCGTCGGCACGGGCGCGGATCGCGGCGGCGTCCTTTTCGGCGGCCTTAGCCTTGCCTTCATATTCGGTGCGCAGCTTCTCGGCCTCTTCGCGCAGCTGCCGGGCTTCGTCCAGTTGTTCGCGGATCGCCGCGATCTTGGCATCGAGGCTTTTGCCGATCGCGCCCGGGACCCGCTTCCAGACCATCAGCAGGATGACGAGCGTCATGGCGATGGCGACCCACACTGCGCCGTCGGCGAAGTAGCTGGGATAGCCTTCCTCGTGCGTGGTGATCGGCAGTTCGGCGATCGGTTCGCCGGGCGGGTTCTGGCTAGCCATCGGCCAGCTCCTTCTTCACCGCGCTGGTGGCGGTACGCTTGTCGACGGTGAGGCCCGAGACCTTGGCGACCATCGCCTGCGTGGCTTCGGCGGCCAGGCTCTCCAGCTCGGCCAATGCGGCCTCGCGCTGGGTCGCCAGGTCGGCGGCGGCGGCGTCGAGCTTCTTGTCGATATTGCTGTCGGCGCGCTGCATCTTGGCGGCGGTTTTCTTGGCAGCCTCGGCCTTCGCGTCGGCATTGGCCTTGGCCGCCTCGCTGCGGGCAGCATCGAGGGAGGCGCGATAGTCCTCCTCGAGCTTGTCCGCATTGGCTTGCGCCTGTTCGGCTTCCTTGAGGTCGGCCGCGATCTGGTCGTCGCGCCGATCCACCGTCTGCTGGATCTT from Sphingomicrobium sp. XHP0239 encodes:
- the paaG gene encoding 2-(1,2-epoxy-1,2-dihydrophenyl)acetyl-CoA isomerase PaaG, which translates into the protein MTDTILLTRHDHVATITLNRPDRLNSFTADMHRELQAALDETGDARVIVLTGAGRGFCAGQDLNDRKVAPGEKVDLGETVEASWNPLIRRLATMDQPVICAVNGVAAGAGANIALACDLTFAAKSAKFIQSFSALGLIPDSGGSWHLPRLVGQQRALGLALTGEPLMAEQAADWGLIWKAVDDDELMDEVMTTAQKLASLPPLGLAAIKNIVRTTGSRTLDEELDLQRDEMRRLGYTHDYAEGVAAFLEKRKATFEGR
- the paaZ gene encoding phenylacetic acid degradation bifunctional protein PaaZ; the encoded protein is MKTLELMNYAADQWVRGDGELRSIPSAIDGAQVAKTGSDGLDFAAMLAHARDVGGPALRAMTFHERAWMLKDLGLAIMERKEELYALNPHSGATRGDGWIDIDGGALTLLSYSSTGRKKLPDAHVMLEGEQEALAKDPGFVGQHIMTPKQGAAVHINAFNFPVWGMLEKVAPTLLAGMPCIVKPATATSYLAEAAFRIMIETGVLPEGAVQLIVGGVGDLFDHLGGQDVVSFTGSAATAGKLKNHPTVLRESVTFVAEQDSLNASVLGPDAGPDTPEFELFIAEVAREMTVKAGQKCTAIRRALVPGAHLDAVEAALKDKLAALTIGDPREKDTTLGALVSCSQRDDVREKIGELVSGGARIVHGDPDAERGVAGGAFIDPVLLRADDPWKADAVHDVEAFGPVATIMPYRDLDDAIALANRGMGSLALSMFSNDPDAAGQFVRGAAAFHGRILVINRDNAKLSTGHGSPLPVLVHGGPGRAGGSEEMGGLRGLHHYMQRTAIQSTPAMIAAISQQYVAGAPKHESAVHPFRLKMSEMDLGQTFFSEARKVTVEDIEHFAEFTGDKFYAHMDEEAAKASPIFEGRVAHGYLILSFAAGLFVDPDPGPVLANTGLEDLKFLTPLYPGDTMRVELTVKSKSIKSDETGVVKWAVEIFNQDDDAVATYTLLTENTP
- the paaA gene encoding 1,2-phenylacetyl-CoA epoxidase subunit PaaA, encoding MYTTELDKQNGPDKGSKVTSIDGGEPQHLVDAFEARVAADEFIEPKDWMPEAYRKTLVRQISQHAHSEIVGMLPEGNWISRAPSLRRKAILLAKVQDEAGHGLYLYCAAETLGTSREEMIEALHDGRAKYSTIFNYPTLTWADIAAIGWLVDGAAIMNQVPLQRASYGPYARAMVRVCKEESFHQRQGYEAMIALANGTEEQRRMAQDALNRWWWPSLMMFGPPDDKSPNTERSMRWRIKRETNDELRQKFVDITVPQADFLGLKVPDADLEWNEEKGSYDFGAIDWEEFYAVVRGEGPVAKERLKARREAWESQAWVREAADAYQAKQEAKQVA
- a CDS encoding CBS domain-containing protein, which gives rise to MQIDQIMTKNIKTVAPSATAKDAASFMLSEDTGFVPVCDGQKLVGTITDRDIAVRGVASGKGADCSVSELMSDSPVFLSVSDSVEEAAKKMKEYQVRRLPVIGENQELVGVVSLGDIARETGQSFDEMALEGVSAKGSLNQQG
- a CDS encoding histidine kinase dimerization/phosphoacceptor domain -containing protein produces the protein MRAKTHPQQEERLAALRRYEILDTPREKEFDDVVKSVAAMCGTPVSVVNFIDADRQWFKAETGLGVRSTPLDTSLCSHVILENDFVEIPDTLEDPRMSDNPLCTAEDGFRFYAGALLKSADGFPLGTLCVLDRVPRRLTADQRDLMNVLAARVVRELEFRLALRTQEVLRREIDHRVKNSLTMMAAILHLEGKRAKHEETRHAIEAINHRLGSLASLHEEVYRHADGEYIDADKLLERSVEHMRAFVPDNVAIETRVDPVRVSTSNANPIVLIVNEFVSNSGKHGFTEGKGGTITISLDEHEDGSATLTCRDDGSADEDSLRALQGSDGLGQKVTETLARSLGTHAHWSLARPGLALSVGPFHGGASTP
- a CDS encoding ATPase, encoding MPQIAQIAEIYASQIFWLTVFFGAILVFIGYGMVPKIQQTVDRRDDQIAADLKEAEQAQANADKLEEDYRASLDAARSEAAKANADAKAEAAKKTAAKMQRADSNIDKKLDAAAADLATQREAALAELESLAAEATQAMVAKVSGLTVDKRTATSAVKKELADG